From one Candidatus Eisenbacteria bacterium genomic stretch:
- a CDS encoding HEAT repeat domain-containing protein, translated as MKRTNMYYVHLLVLLSISIVVEGCSTRRLLDINVRCYPDTAVAYVVEEPNNRTTTPGTIRLARDAGGNLFAPLPKQTCEVRFQTRGKELEPVYVRWLYADLGVLDWYKTYIGSGFRLSSVDRWSPNDIYVIDKERAIEAGKCEPVQLALQSNVVWTRVQAAEAVAALECTNAVPQLIESLGDVNPEVRIAGIRALSFFGDRRAVEPIHLTIDDEDPRVWVEAAKALFGFGDKRYEVHLEKIKSCTDPLKVRLFLQHLSHFKHDDSEALLIDALEDSTLAIVETAVSSLKEVGTTKAVGPLISIVIANHNDFDILLRTADCIRHVGDEEAISLLSDTIGREGGEFGNRCALVLALMGAPLERAAANLTKAMGADRALTLSKSDRYYVSMPNLRPPSPDNISLERIDRVTDWHFSSKGFSAMVDEKFRYGYSPPQTVFASAIVIDYITKMFLGDPERERKREQKEEFVQSVYKKAQQEAVHNLAQNLVRRETSSRLMTTESPREMKEPTVDFILEHPNLPPDELMYQYNLHVMNDYLRVENVETTIDNGLIAVEMDLTVNPVLYFSKQGRGHESADEQ; from the coding sequence ACAGCCGTCGCCTATGTCGTAGAAGAGCCGAACAACAGAACTACCACACCCGGGACGATCCGACTTGCGAGAGATGCAGGCGGCAATTTGTTTGCGCCACTACCGAAGCAAACATGCGAAGTGAGATTTCAAACTCGAGGCAAAGAACTGGAGCCGGTCTACGTGAGGTGGCTATATGCAGACTTGGGTGTTCTTGATTGGTACAAGACGTACATCGGATCGGGATTCAGATTAAGCAGTGTGGACAGGTGGAGTCCCAACGACATATATGTGATCGACAAGGAGCGAGCCATAGAGGCAGGAAAGTGCGAACCGGTTCAGCTCGCTCTTCAGAGCAACGTGGTGTGGACAAGGGTCCAGGCGGCCGAAGCGGTGGCGGCCCTAGAATGCACAAACGCAGTTCCGCAGCTGATCGAATCCTTGGGCGACGTCAATCCGGAAGTGAGGATCGCTGGAATTCGGGCACTCTCTTTTTTCGGGGACAGAAGGGCGGTCGAGCCGATACATCTGACCATTGATGACGAAGATCCTCGCGTCTGGGTCGAGGCCGCTAAGGCCTTATTCGGCTTCGGGGATAAGCGATATGAAGTTCACCTTGAGAAGATCAAGAGTTGCACGGACCCCTTGAAGGTGAGGCTTTTCCTACAACACCTATCTCACTTCAAACACGATGATTCGGAAGCCCTTCTAATCGACGCCCTCGAAGACTCAACCTTGGCGATCGTCGAAACGGCCGTCTCCTCCTTGAAGGAGGTCGGAACCACTAAGGCGGTTGGACCCCTCATCTCGATCGTCATCGCGAACCACAATGACTTCGACATACTTCTTCGTACCGCGGACTGCATTCGCCATGTTGGAGACGAGGAAGCGATCTCCCTCCTCTCGGACACCATTGGCCGTGAAGGTGGTGAGTTCGGGAATCGTTGCGCGCTCGTATTGGCTTTGATGGGTGCTCCGCTGGAACGAGCAGCGGCGAACCTGACAAAGGCAATGGGAGCCGACAGAGCGCTAACCCTTTCTAAGTCGGATCGTTATTACGTCTCGATGCCGAACCTGCGGCCTCCATCTCCCGACAATATCTCCCTCGAGAGAATCGACCGAGTGACGGACTGGCACTTTTCGTCGAAAGGATTTAGCGCGATGGTGGACGAGAAATTTCGCTACGGATACTCACCACCACAGACCGTATTCGCATCGGCCATAGTCATCGACTACATAACCAAGATGTTCTTGGGCGACCCAGAACGGGAACGGAAGAGGGAACAAAAGGAGGAATTCGTTCAGTCCGTTTACAAGAAGGCGCAGCAGGAAGCGGTCCACAATCTGGCTCAGAACCTGGTACGTCGAGAGACCTCATCGCGGCTCATGACGACCGAATCGCCGCGCGAAATGAAAGAGCCGACCGTTGATTTCATCCTGGAGCATCCAAATTTGCCCCCCGATGAACTGATGTACCAATACAACCTACACGTGATGAACGATTACCTTCGCGTAGAGAACGTTGAAACGACGATCGATAACGGGCTGATTGCAGTGGAGATGGATCTGACCGTGAATCCGGTTCTCTACTTTTCGAAACAAGGCAGAGGGCATGAATCCGCTGATGAACAGTGA